TGACGTAAACCATGTCCTGTAACGACGCACAACTCCGTCAGAGAAACTGGGTCTCTGTGCCCATGAAAACACAGATTTTCCAAAATAATATTTTGCCATTGTTTCGAGACATTACTTAATTTATCAGGATCTTATATACTTAACGGCAAAAGCATGAATTAGGGTCTAAAACAATTTGTGAAATTCCAAAGGCAGGTAGAGCTTTCCATCaacatgcaatcaaaaagagcacaaaatatacATACATCATCAACGTAAAATTCCATATCAGCATTTGAGATAGTCTTCCCATTGGAGTCAACAACATGTGTCTTGTGCTTGTATGTCATCAAGATAGTCCTGTAAGGCATGGGAATAAAAAGCTGAGGAGTGAGGACTGTAACTTTCTGATTGAAAGGACATCCTAAGTAGTTAACAATATAAAGCTGAGAACACCACATATAATCAACTACGTGCTGAATGAGATACTACAAACATAAGATCCTTGCCTGAGAGCGGGCTCATCAACATTCATGTAATTTGCAAGCTTTGCAAGAGAGATGGTAGAATACACTTTCAGGAAGGTGCGAACACCTGATAACAACTGTTGTTGCTTCACTTCATAAAGAAACAGCTTCAACTGCAATCTGTAGGCATCctgccaaaaaaaaagtatctgGTAAGTTGCACGTTATAATCAACTGGCCAGACCGACACGAAAGGCAGAGGGTAAAGAAGAAGTATATCAGTAACCACAGAAGTTAAATTGGTGCACATAGAGAAAAGAAAGGCAAGGAACACCACTTTGATACACAGACCATGGGCACTTCTGGAGCATAGCTTATATGCACACAGGATTTAATATAAGAAGTATATACCTGATTGTAATTTACACGAGGTTCCTCAAAACTAGGAGCAGAGGGGGTGATGAACTTAGGGCATGCATATGAGAAGAGCTCATCGTAGATAATGAATGCATCATCATCACACCTCTGCATTCTGGTCATTTTTTCACCATACTTCTCACGCAGCTGAGTGTTCACGGTCTCATCAACAAGGTTCACCTGAGGGCAAAGGGAAAGACAAATTGCCAACAATGCATACATCTGCTCATTCTTCTTAAGTATCTGCTCATACTGTGGAGACTTCTGATGATATTGCTTGGTCTTGAATATGTATAAAAGAATCTTATTGAATTCACGAATGGCCTCCACAtaccttttaaaaaattaaaggatGTTCAGTCAGCTCACCAAACAATAAACACATAGGGCCCGTTTGGGCAACAATTTTACACAACAATATATTGTTTCAGTACAATATATTGTTTTGACTCACCAAACAGTATTTTTTTGGGTTAGAATTCCTATACAATTTTTGAGTATTCCAAGTCTATTTTATTGTCATTTTGAAATTGTTCCAAATTGAACAATTCTCAAACCATTTTAAGTGTGTTTTCCTATTATGTCCGTATGTTATTTGgacttttattattaatattataacttaataaattaatgttatgtCCTCACCGAGATAATGGgacttttattattaatattataaataaaaattaattaataaattaatgttatgtCCTCGCCAAGATAATGATACTTTTATTATTaacattataaataaaaatcttaaaattaatttcaatgtttttattaatattataaattatttgttatgtattttcctatttatttgaatatgttACCACTTGAttgcataatacccctgcacgtaatttgtcacaacaattttaacactaaTATGGTACAAAAGCACAATCAAACACCTACCAACATTACATGAACCATATATGTTACTATTTTTTACCAGCATATATTgtagacaatatatgctactgtcaaaattgtttaccaaacggacccataaACAGTAAAGGAAATGTTTGCAATTCaagaaccaaaaagaaaaattggCCACACGCACGAAAGAACCATGAAGGAAAAACAAGGATCCGGTGTACAATTTCCCGACACATAACCAATGGTATCTCATTATAGGAAATTTCCTCACTTAatagaaagaagataagattTTATGAACCCAAATTTGGCCGAAATATAATCCCTTCGGGGGTCTATTTGATGGACGAGCatcaaaaaaatctaaaaaaatggAACTTCGAGATGTGACATAAGAAGTTAAGACAACGAAATACAGCAAGCCAACATACCTCCGCAACATAAGGTTGGCAAACCCATAATGATAGATGGTAGTTATGTGGCTTCCTATAACACTGGTAAAAACACCTTGTTGACTGATGTCGATAGGCTGTAAGCGCCTCAGACCAGTATCATAGTCACCCAAAAGACAATGAACTCGTAGCAAACCCACCATGCTGAAATAACCCAACACCTTTAAGACATTGCTCCCACCATTGTAATCGTACCCATCAGTGGCAGTAAATTGTTCAAGACCCTCCTTCTCCTGCTCAAGTATTTGAATAATCGTAGACTTCTCCACAAGTGCTTGCAAGAAGTTCAGCACTCCATACACATTCCAAGCCTGCAAATACAGCAACATTTAAAAATGCCACTATAGTCAAGGAAAGCACTACAAAGCAAATATTGGCTTTGAAAGGGTGTGAGTGACTGTGAGGTCTAGATCAACCCTGGGGAAATGTAAGTCTCTCTTAGTTCAATCTTCATAAACAAAAGTTATCTTAATAATGGTCTCACATCAGTTTTTACAACAAGGAGTAGTTTACTTCAGTCCCCTTTTCCCACATCTCTATCTCAGCAACCAGAGGGTGCAATGTGGTTCTTGCAACAATTTAACTTTGTTGTTGCCACAAATTTGGAGGATACCTCGCTTTTATAGCAGGCTACATGATCCTACAAAGTAGCTTCTATGGCCAGATAGGATTTTGTTTAAGAATCAATTGACAACAAATTTGCAATTTACACCAACTACAATACACAGTTCCAGAAGACAACCTACACTACATAATTCCACATAATCACAAGTTTGAAATAACTTTTATCAATTACGAGTTTCAGCTTATTAATTATAGATCCCATGATAACGATTATCAACAAACAGTTACCTGGTCGTGCTGCTTCAAAAGGGCAATTTCCTGCTCGGTCTTGTTCTTCATCTTTGCCCTGTATTGGCAGAAAGACTGAAACTGGTAGACAAACTCATCAACCATGTCCCAAAGCCACTGGTTAGGCAACTGCATATTGACGACACCGTGCAGAACAACACGGAAGAGACTACAGTAGTTGTCCCAGCTGTCGATCCGCTGGCGAAGCGTCGGCGAGAGCCGTGCGTACAAGTGGCGATACCACATCTCCCGGTAGAGAAGGCAGAAGACGTGGTCGTTGTCGACGTAGACTGAGACGGCGTCGACAGAGGGCCAGGGAGTGTCCTTGAACAAGCGCTCCGAGAGGTTCTGGAACGACGTCTCGTACATCTGGTCGATCTCGTAGACATTCTTCTCCCTGATGTAGCGGTAGAGGTGCACAACGAATGATTTCACGGAGTCAGGAACGAAGTTGGGGTCGTAACCCAGGTCTTGACGCTGTTCATCGAAGGTGCCCGCTGCTTCGTCGTACTCGTAATTGGTCGCCATGGTTGATAGGCTGTTGCAGGTATCACAGACCGAATGCAAGAGACGGCGAAGCTCTGGGAGTATCAGATTGAGGAGCCAAAATGGCTGTAACGCTTAACGACTGGAGATTTGATGAAGACGGTGAGATTAGGGTTTAGAGAGATTACAGTTTACAGGTGACTATTGGGCTCGGAAGAGTGGACCAAAACCATTATGTCGCAGCCCATACTGATGGTggttcttcacatccatctccCACTAACAAtggtatttatattttcttgatttttctattttGAAATATG
This sequence is a window from Tripterygium wilfordii isolate XIE 37 chromosome 8, ASM1340144v1, whole genome shotgun sequence. Protein-coding genes within it:
- the LOC120004177 gene encoding eukaryotic translation initiation factor 3 subunit L-like, coding for MATNYEYDEAAGTFDEQRQDLGYDPNFVPDSVKSFVVHLYRYIREKNVYEIDQMYETSFQNLSERLFKDTPWPSVDAVSVYVDNDHVFCLLYREMWYRHLYARLSPTLRQRIDSWDNYCSLFRVVLHGVVNMQLPNQWLWDMVDEFVYQFQSFCQYRAKMKNKTEQEIALLKQHDQAWNVYGVLNFLQALVEKSTIIQILEQEKEGLEQFTATDGYDYNGGSNVLKVLGYFSMVGLLRVHCLLGDYDTGLRRLQPIDISQQGVFTSVIGSHITTIYHYGFANLMLRRYVEAIREFNKILLYIFKTKQYHQKSPQYEQILKKNEQMYALLAICLSLCPQVNLVDETVNTQLREKYGEKMTRMQRCDDDAFIIYDELFSYACPKFITPSAPSFEEPRVNYNQDAYRLQLKLFLYEVKQQQLLSGVRTFLKVYSTISLAKLANYMNVDEPALRTILMTYKHKTHVVDSNGKTISNADMEFYVDDDMVYVREFKPAKRYGDFFLRQIVKLEGVINDIDRVKLE